Genomic window (Vitis riparia cultivar Riparia Gloire de Montpellier isolate 1030 chromosome 4, EGFV_Vit.rip_1.0, whole genome shotgun sequence):
GCAAATGAGGataaaaagacaaaacaaagatgtgaacttaagaataagtttgtttttacttattacttaaaactaatttttacttttaagttatactattaaattatcttatcaaatgtacttaatttatttaataatttaaattaaattattaaattggtttgcCAAACACTAGCTATAAGCGATGACCTCGTGCAAAGTGTTTAGTCATTTATGGAAGCATTTTAAAAGCCAAGTAGAGCCACCATGAGCCTAGAGGCATATACCATCATTGTCCCCCACCGCCTTTCCTagcccaaaaaagaaaaaaacctttttaaatgtttatattTTAGCTTTAATATAGTAGTTATGAATTTACAAatgattatataattatttaaaatatatattatttaatttttaataatattttattttatttaaatacttgatattttattaattttttttttaatgatgagctattattttatagataagttttaaaaaaaatttatcattttcaagtaatttatatttaattatttaaaaaaatcctaaaattttattagtgaaattatttattttattaaagtctgcagcaatttttttttttaaattattgaaaaatttcaattcattttatttgctattttaaaattcttttgataatttttttaataaaacataatttttttaatcgaTGTTTTAGGTAAAGGAGAGAGGTTAGCTTTGAGCTATTAAATTGCTATCAAGTTATAACTGAAAGCTGAGTTCTTGAGATACTAGTGTTAGATAGAGACTTTTACACGTGGCATGTGTTGATAGGTCTGTTTAGAGTTGTGAGTAATTGGAGCTGTATTTAAAAGAGGAATCTGTTAACATTCTTTCACGGTTGCCATGACAGACCATTCTTCTGGAACTTCTTTCGTTTAGCGATTTCTCTGACACCGATCTCCGCTCGATTCAAGGCGACTCGGTTAGGATTAGGGTTTTGGTTTTTACTCTTTTCGTTtgcacagagagagagagagagagagagagatggcgTCGAGGAAGGTGAACTTGATGAGCTCCGATGGCGTGACGTTCGAAGTGGACGACATCGTGGCGTTGGAGTTGCAGACGATCAAGCACATGATCGAGGCCGGTTTTTCCGACGGCGCCATTCCTCTCCCGAACGTCACCAGCGGTATCCTTGCGATGGTGATCGAGTACTGCAAGATGCACGTGGAGAGTTCCAAGTCCGAGGATCGCAGCGCCGATGATAACCTCAAGGCCTGGGATGCCGAATTCGTCAAGGTTGATGTGGCTACTCTGTTTCATCTCATCATGGTGagattttttccttcttttttattttttcggtTTTTGATTATCTTTATTTCTATTGCTTTGGTAAATTTCGCATGGACGTAATGAGGCTCGGGTTTCTTTTGTCGCTCTTCTTTGTGTGTCAAAATATGTTCTGTTGATTTCTAAGTTTTTGAGTGATAATCTTTCTGTGATTTCCTAGGGTTCTTTGCTCTAGTGTATACGTTGGGGAATAGTGAGGCTTTTGTTCCCAAAACTATAGTGGGTTTTAGTTGCTAGATTCTCTGTTTTGAATATGTACAGTTTTATCTCTCCAGTTGTAAAATTTCATGTCACTTTTGGTGATGTTGAAGtcctttttttcccccaaaTATTCGTGTTTGGACTGTGCATTAATGGAACCTCGTCAATAGTTTGGTGATGCATGCATGGAACAATGACGTAGGGCATACCCTTTTAATGGTTGTATTTGGTTTTTGAATTGTAATCCAAGCCATTACAATTCTACTGTGTTATATTCCTGTATTGAGGTTGGTTAGCATGACAATTCTTATTTCTTGcttcttgaaattatttttaagaaatatttggaaacaCAAGAAATaagtttgagaatattttaaattcctaaGCAGACTTTTATTCCacaaaacataaataattttttgaaaactgttttaataaatattttcaaacatgcCCTaaatgtttttagttgttttttgtagATTGTTTTGAGTCACGcttgaaaatatggaaaatactTTGTAAACTTTTACATTGACATAAATGAATCATACCTTCGTGGAGAATAAGCcaagaaaactgttttctatatTCGAGTTTCCAATCAAACTAtcattcttgaaaacaattgagaactgtttttaaaaaatgtttccaaaCAAGTCTAGTCCTCTTTCACAGTGTACAAAATAGTGAGCAGATTTAGTAACAATATAGGGGTAACGCTTATCTTTACATTTGAGTTTACAAATTTGGAAATGAGTTTTGTTGTGcattgatttgttttattttttgttttgacttTTGATAGTGATGTGAACCACCTACTTCTTCTGtataatatttttggtttttttttttttcaggctGCCAATTATTTGAACATCCAGAGCTTGCTGGAGCTAACATGCCAGACAGTTGCAGACATGATGAAGGGAAAGTCCGTAGAGTACATACGCAAGACCTTCAACATTACAAATGATTACACTCcagaggaggaggaagagatCCGTCGGGAATTCCCCTGGGTTTTTGAATGAGAAACCGAAGGGTACATTTGGAAGGATTTGAATGATGCGGTTTACGAAATTCGATTTGGATTCATGGAGCTGACTTTGTCGACCGGGGTCTTATAGACTCTGAAATGTAAATAATAGTTGTTGGATTCGTGGTGTTGTGGCCTTTGCAACAGCTACCAACATCATTTGATTCCCCAGTTCTATGATGACTTTCTTTTTCTAGACCCTGCATTTCTTGCTTCACCAGTTTATTTTGTGAATTGAGTATATTTTTAGGATGCTTTGTGAGTGATAAGCTGCTGGCACTGGAAAGCTCTGCAGTAAG
Coding sequences:
- the LOC117913453 gene encoding SKP1-like protein 1A, which produces MASRKVNLMSSDGVTFEVDDIVALELQTIKHMIEAGFSDGAIPLPNVTSGILAMVIEYCKMHVESSKSEDRSADDNLKAWDAEFVKVDVATLFHLIMAANYLNIQSLLELTCQTVADMMKGKSVEYIRKTFNITNDYTPEEEEEIRREFPWVFE